The following are from one region of the Silene latifolia isolate original U9 population chromosome 9, ASM4854445v1, whole genome shotgun sequence genome:
- the LOC141600273 gene encoding EIN3-binding F-box protein 1-like, with translation MSQIFAFTGDDELYHGGSIYSNPKEAGSFLSLGHNPVDVFFPCKRARVNAPLVIRGQFGESKKQVSIDSLPDECLYEILRRVPGNQERSTCAGVSKRWLMLLSTIPTEELCSKNEAEIKVMDEDLGIESDGFLTRSLEGKKASDVRLAALAIGSAGCGGLGKLVIKGSNPGCGLTNLGFKAIARCCPSLKVLSLWNVSSIEDESLFEIANGCHRLEKLDLSNCPRITDKALTAIARNCPTLNSISLEDCQNVGNDGLQAIGEYCTNLKSVNIKNCPLVADQGVAKLMSSASFVLKKLKLQGLNITDVALAVIGHYGKVVTDLVLANLQTVNERGFWVMGNAQGLQHLRSLTISSCRGVTDLAIEAVGKGCPNLKQFVLKKGAFLSDNGLVSFAKAAGALESLQLEECHRITQIGFFSLLLNCGPKLKALALSGCFGFKDMVRRFPLPNLSNQLRSVTLSNCPGLGDMTLAMLATLCPQLQYINFSGLPAITDAGILSLIKTCDAGSGLVKVGLSGCANITDSVIRSLANVHGGTLEVLNLYGCGKVTDASLVAIAQDCLVLSELDVSRCAVTDFGIASLARSKSLMLQILGLSGCSMLSDQSLPFLVKLGQSLMGLNLQNCSSVSSTVIYMLVERLVRCDILA, from the exons ATGTCTCAGATCTTTGCTTTCACTG GAGATGATGAACTTTACCATGGGGGATCGATATACTCGAACCCTAAGGAAGCTGGTAGCTTTTTGTCCCTGGGTCACAACCCTGTGGATGTTTTTTTCCCTTGTAAGAGGGCTCGAGTCAATGCCCCTTTGGTCATTAGGGGACAGTTCGGGGAATCAAAAAAGCAGGTCTCTATTGACTCTCTCCCAGATGAGTGCCTATATGAGATCCTTAGGCGTGTGCCCGGTAACCAAGAGAGGAGTACATGTGCTGGTGTTTCAAAGCGTTGGCTTATGTTGCTAAGCACGATCCCAACTGAAGAGCTTTGTAGTAAGAATGAGGCCGAAATTAAGGTTATGGATGAGGATCTAGGAATCGAGAGCGATGGATTCCTTACCAGGAGCTTAGAAGGGAAGAAAGCGTCTGATGTTAGACTGGCTGCTCTTGCTATTGGAAGTGCTGGCTGTGGTGGATTAGGAAAGCTCGTGATCAAGGGAAGTAACCCTGGTTGTGGATTGACAAACCTTGGTTTTAAGGCTATTGCTCGATGTTGCCCATCTTTGAAGGTTCTTTCCTTGTGGAACGTTTCTTCCATTGAGGATGAGAGTCTTTTTGAGATAGCCAACGGGTGTCACCGCCTTGAAAAACTTGATCTTTCCAACTGCCCTAGAATCACCGACAAGGCATTGACCGCAATTGCCAGGAACTGCCCAACTTTGAACTCGATCAGTTTGGAGGACTGTCAAAATGTTGGAAATGATGGGCTGCAGGCAATTGGGGAGTACTGTACCAATTTGAAGTCGGTTAACATCAAAAATTGCCCACTTGTCGCTGATCAAGGTGTTGCTAAGTTGATGTCGTCTGCCAGCTTTGTTCTAAAGAAGCTTAAGCTCCAGGGATTGAATATCACTGATGTGGCTCTTGCTGTCATTGGGCATTATGGCAAAGTAGTTACTGATCTTGTGCTCGCCAACCTGCAGACTGTCAATGAAAGGGGTTTTTGGGTCATGGGTAATGCTCAGGGTCTTCAACATCTCAGATCCTTGACTATTTCATCGTGTCGGGGAGTTACTGATCTCGCTATTGAAGCAGTTGGGAAGGGTTGTCCAAACTTGAAACAGTTTGTCCTTAAGAAGGGCGCTTTCTTATCTGACAATGGGTTGGTGTCCTTTGCAAAGGCTGCAGGGGCCCTTGAGAGCCTCCAACTAGAGGAGTGCCACAGGATCACCCAAATTGGGTTTTTTAGTCTCCTTTTGAATTGTGGGCCCAAGTTGAAGGCTCTCGCTTTGTCAGGATGTTTTGGGTTCAAGGACATGGTCCGGCGATTTCCCCTTCCGAACCTATCTAATCAACTCCGATCAGTTACACTGAGCAACTGTCCTGGTCTTGGGGACATGACCTTGGCCATGTTAGCAACACTATGTCCTCAATTACAGTACATCAACTTCAGTGGCCTTCCTGCTATTACAGATGCCGGCATTCTTTCATTGATCAAGACCTGTGATGCTGGTTCTGGCCTTGTCAAGGTTGGTCTATCTGGCTGCGCTAACATCACCGACAGCGTCATCCGTTCACTGGCTAATGTTCATGGTGGGACCCTCGAGGTGCTGAACCTTTATGGCTGTGGAAAGGTGACCGATGCCAGCTTGGTGGCTATCGCTCAGGACTGCCTTGTGCTTAGTGAACTCGACGTGTCTAGATGTGCCGTCACTGATTTCGGGATCGCATCTTTGGCTCGTTCGAAGTCACTTATGCTGCAGATCCTTGGCTTGTCCGGATGCTCAATGCTCTCAGACCAAAGCTTGCCATTCCTGGTCAAGTTGGGTCAGTCTCTCATGGGACTTAACCTTCAGAACTGCAGCTCAGTCAGTAGTACCGTGATCTACATGCTCGTGGAGCGACTTGTCAGGTGTGATATCCTCGCATAA